The nucleotide window CGGGTTGTAGCTCGCGTTGGCGAAGCGGATGGTCCCGCTGCTGCCGCCGGCGACCGCGTTCCAGGTGTTGGTGACCGTGGTGCCGGACGGCATTGTCAGCGTCACCGCCCAGCCGTTGACCGCGGCGGAGCCGGCCGTGACCCGCACGGCGGCCGTGAAGCCACCGTTCCACTGGTTCAGGGTCACGCTCGCGGTGCAGCCCGCGCCCGTCGGCGGGCTGGTGGGCGGGGTCGTCGGCGGGGTGGTCGGCGTGACGCCGCCGTTGAGGGCCGCCAGCGCGGAGGTGTACGCGGCCTTCTTGTTGCCGTTGCCGTCGAACAGCAACGGGGTGCCGCTGGCCCGCCACGAGTCGGTGTCCCGGATGCCCCAGACGGTGATGCCAAGGCAGCGGGCGACCGCGAGGCAGTCGTTGACGACGTTGCCGTAGGTGGTGGCCTGCGTCGTTCCGGATCCCTCGATGTCCAGCTCGGTGATGGCCACGTCGACGCCGAGCGCGGCGAAGCTGGACAGCGTGGTGCGGTAGTTGCTCGGGTACGGCGAGCCGCTGTTGAAGTGCGACTGGAAGCCGACGCAGTCGATCGGCACGCCGCGCGACTTGAAGTCGCGGACCATGGAGTACACGGCCTGCGTCTTGGCCCAGCTCCAGTTGTCGGTGTTGTAGTCGTTGTAGCAGAGCTTCGTCGCGGGGTCCGCGGCACGGGCCGCGCGGAACGCCGCCTCGATCCAGTCGTTGCCGGTGCGCTGGAGGTTCGAGTCACGCCGGGCGCCGTCGTTGCCGTCGGCGTAGGCCTCGTTCACCACGTCCCAGGCGGACAGCTGTCCCTTGTAGTGGGTGGCGACCTGGGTGACGTGGTTGAGCATCGCGGTGCGCAGCGCGGCTCCGGACATGTTCTGCATCCAGCCGGGTTGCTGCGAGTGCCAGGCGAGCGTGTGGCCGCGCACCTGCATGCCCTGCGACTTGGCGTGGCTGACGATCCGGTCGGCGTTGGTGTAGCTGAACTGGCCCTGCGACGGCTCGGTCGCGTCGATCTTCATCTCGTTCTCGGGCGTGACGCTGTTGAACTCGCGGTTCAGGATGCCCACATAGGTCGAGTCCGACAGCTTGTTGGCGGCCACGGCGGCGCCGAAGTAGCGGCCCGACGCCGCGGCCGAGGCGCCCAGCGTGGTGGCGGCGTCGGCGGAGGACGCCAGCGCCACCGCGGCGCCGGCCGCGACGACGCTCGCCGCCAACAGGGTGGTCGCCACCCGGAGCGGGGATCTCCGGGTGGCACTTCTGGGGACGGAGGACTGGTTCATGAGTTGCGCCTTTCTCAAATGGGAGCGCTCCCAAATACCGGACGGGTACAGCGGGGTACGAATCGGGACGGATCAGAGGGTGCGGGCGATGGCGGCGGCCGCCGCCGCGCCGTGGTACTTGCGGACCAGGTGCAGGCACAGGTCCAGGCCGGCCGGCCCGTCGGCCGCCGTGAAGATCGGATCGTCGTCGACGTAGCGCACGCCGACCGCCGTCCGCACGCGCGGATAGCGGCGCCGCAGCTCCTCGGCGAACGCCGGGCAGGTCGACACCCGCCGCCCGTCGAGCAGACCCGCCGCCGCGACGGTCAGGACGGCACCGCCCACCGCGAGGATCCGGCAGTTGCGGCGGGCGGCGTCGCGCAGCGTCGCGGCCACCTCGGCGCCGCCGTCGCCGGTGCCCCGGGCCGACGGCGCCACCGCGAGGATGTCGGCCCGCGCCAGCAGGTCGTGCCCGGCGGAGCTCAGGCCGACGGCGGCGAACGAGAGGTCGAACACCGGGCCGCCGAAGACGGCGCGGTAGGTCGCCAGGCCGGCCGGCCCGCCGCTGGGCGGCACCAGCACCGCCACGTTCGTCATGGTGGTCATCGCCGGAACAGCCGATCGGGCACCGAGTCCGCGATGGCCTGGTAGCCGGTGGGGTTGAGGTGCAGGTGGTCGCCGGTGTCGTAGGCCGGGAGCAGGCGCCGGCGCCCGATCGGGTCGCGGACCGCCGCGTCAAAGTCGAGCACCGCGTCGAAGCGCCCGGAGCGGCGGATCCAGTCGTTGACCGTGCGGCGGGTGCCCTCGCGCAGCCCGTCCGCGTCGTCGTAGCCGGTGTTGCCGCCGAACGGGGTGATCGTCGCGCCGTACACCCGGATGCCGCGGGCGTGCGACCGCGTGACCATCTGGTCGTACGCGGCCACCAGGTCCTCGCCGACCTGGAGCTGCGCCGCCGGCGTCGCGGCGGCCGTACCGATGTCGTTGACGCCCTCGAAGACGATCAGCCGGTCGGCGCCGCCCAGCGCGAGCACGTCGCGGTCCAGCCGGCCGAGGGCGTTCGGCCCGAGGCCGTCCTGGAGCACCCGGTTGCCGCCGGCCGCCTGGTTGAGCACCGCGACGTCGCGCAGCCGGGACTTCAGCCGGTCCGGCCACCGGTCGTTGCCGTTGGTCGTGGAGCCGCGCCCGTCGGTCAGCGAGTCGCCGAGCACCACGGTCGCCGAGCCGGCGGTGCGCACCTCGACACCGCTGAGGAAGTACCAGTGGTCGACCGGGGTGGCGCCGGGCAGCTCCGCGGCGTCGCGATGGTCGCCGCGCAGCAGGTGTGAGGTCGTCCGCGAGCCGGGGTGCGAGGTGATTGCCGCCGAGGCCTGGCCGGTGGCCAGGTACGCGGTGACGGTGAGGTTTGTCAGCGCGGGCACGTCGAGGTCGATCGGGTCCGAGACCACCTGCGCGCCGACCGGCACCGATGCACCCGGCCGGCCCGAGAAGGTGACCGCGCGCGCCGAGCCCGCCACGATCGCGCTCGCGCCGGCCCGCCCGTCCAGCGGCAGCGCGACGGTGACGCCGGTGATCGGCAGGACCGCGCCGCCGAAGGCGTTCGAGAAGCGCACCCGCAGCGACGAGCCGGCGATCGAGGTCTGCACGGTCTGCCGCAGCGTGGTGTCGGCCAGCGCCACGCCGTCGGCGTTGAACGGCGCCGGCGGCATGTTGCCGGGCTCGGTGAGCTGCGGCATGGACACCCAGGTGTGCAGCCAGCCCTTGGGCCGCGGCCCGCCACGCTGGTGGACCGTTGCCGCGGAGACGGCCGCCGCCGCGCCGAGGCCGAGTATCGTTCGGCGGTTCATCGGACCCTCCGGCTCTCGGGCGGGCCGAGGTAGCTGTACCTGACTCCCCCGGTATCGACGATCAGGCGCTGCACGATCACGGTCGGGTCCACCATCCAGAACTTGAGGGTGTGCGTGCCCGCGGCCGTCACCGCGTGGGTGGTGGTCGTGACGTTGGCGTTGTCGGAGGTGTTGCGCTCCCACTGCCGGTTCATGGTGGTGTCGTTGGCGCCGGTCGCCGTCGTGACGTTCACCGTCTGCGGCGCGTCGTCGTCGAGCGAGACCGCGTACTTGAGCCCGTCGGTCGGCCGCACGTTGTTGCGCGGCGACAGCACCGCCGTGACCTTCACCGGGCCGGTGCTGGTCAGCGTCATCGCGTACTCGAGGCGGGCACCGGCACCGCCCAGCGGGGTCATGCCGTTGCCGGTCTTGCCGATGCCGGGCAGCAGCCGCCAGTCGCCGACGGCGCGGCTGTAGTGGTCGGCCTCCATCGCGACGTAGCCGTTCGCCTCGACGAAGCCGCGGGGCCGCAGCACCGGGTTGTCGATCGGCGCCTGCACCACGGTGCTCGCGCCGCCCGGACCGGTCACCGTGATCGGCACGGTGGTCCGGCCCTTGGGCGCCCGGGACCAGTCGACCCGCACGATCGCCCTGATCTCCTTGTCGACCCGGCCGGCCGCCGGCGTGACGTGCACCCACGGCACGGCCGGGCTGATCCGGTACGCGAACGGCGTCGTCCCGGTGTTGTACACGTCGAGGTACTGCGCGGGCTGCGCCTGGTACGGGCTGAACGCGGGCAGGGTCACCGGGTCGCCGCCGTCGAGCGCGACGCCCATCCCCGCCGCCGCGGGCACCTCGATCCGTTGCAGGTACGGGTAGATCTCGTCCGGCAGCGCCACGTTGTCCTTCTCCGGCTGCTGCCACGGCGCGTTCGGGCCGTACCGGGCCACGTTGCCGTACCCGATCTTGGGTTGCAGCTGCCAGTCGCGCCACTTCCCGCCGGCCAGGGCGGTGTTGTAGTGCGCGTTGAGCGCCTGGTCCTCGGCGAACCGGGCCTCGGCGACGTCGGCCAGATCATTGGTGGCGGCGCGGCCCTGCGCGGCGTACCTGATGTTGGTGAACTCCGCGCGGCGCAGCGCGTACAGGTTGGCGGTCGCCTTGACCTGGTAGTAGACGAGCTGGAAGTAGGCGTCCTGCCAGGCCGCGGGCACCGCGGCCTTGATCCGGTCGGCGCGGGCGCCGAGCCGCTGCCACTCGGCGGTGACCCGGTCCAGTTCGCCGTAGTCGGTGAGGCTGAACGGGCTCGCCTGGTCGTCGTAGCTGATCTGCGCGGTGGCGGGGTCGATGGTGATCCGCCGGTTCAGCAGCTCGGGCTTGCGCCGCGACTGCAGGTGGCCGTAGTCGCCGAGCAGGTCCGCGATCCGGCCGGCGAGCGCGGGGCCGAAGTTCTGCGCGGCGTACTGCCGCTCCCACTCGCCGAGCCGCGAGAGCGGCCAGGCGGCGGGGTTCCAGGCGTAGTCGAGGAAGAACTGGGTCGGCTGCTCCTCGTTCTTCAGGTCGCCGACGTTGACCATCCACAGCCGGTCCACCCCGGAGCGGTACGCGAGGTCGAGCTGCTCCCAGGTGTTCGTCAGGTTGACCGTGTCGACCCACTTGTAGTTACGGCCGCCGCCGACGTAGTCGAAGTGGTAGTACATCCCGTACCCGCCGGAGCGGGCCGGCAGCGAGGCGTCCGGCAGCTTGCGCAGGTTGCCCCAGTTGTCGTCGCAGAAGACCACCGTCACGTCGTCCGGCGGCCGGTAGCCGCCGTCCCAGTAGCGCTGGACCTCCTTATAGAGCGTCTGCACCTGCGGCGCGCCGATCAGGCCGGTGTCACGCAGGATCCCGCGCTGCGTGTCGATGATCGAGTCCATCAGGTCGATGCCGTCGCCGTCGG belongs to Amorphoplanes digitatis and includes:
- a CDS encoding glycosyl hydrolase 115 family protein, producing the protein MKALLALAALAAPLFVAVPAAARAVPDDALASADRGNYVSAQPGRGRFPLVADGRAAPLVVSAGDHAGVIRVVDDLQADIAAVTGVTPAVAHDRIPGGRDPVLIGTVGKSPLIDRLVAAGKLDVRGLAGKWETTVEQVVDNPLPGVRRAFVIAGSDQRGTIYGAYDLSKRIGVSPWRFWDDVPVRHVDAVHVLPGRHTQGTPAVKYRGFFINDENPATGTWAPRYFGPGKAPGYPGGLNAAYYAKVFETMLRLRANYLWPAVWGRAFAEDDPQNHATASYYGVVMGTSHEAPMMRGIEEWNRHPAGTGEWSFRRNPDAIKAYWRDGAQRMADQKIEGVITLGMRGNGDVSLPDGDGIDLMDSIIDTQRGILRDTGLIGAPQVQTLYKEVQRYWDGGYRPPDDVTVVFCDDNWGNLRKLPDASLPARSGGYGMYYHFDYVGGGRNYKWVDTVNLTNTWEQLDLAYRSGVDRLWMVNVGDLKNEEQPTQFFLDYAWNPAAWPLSRLGEWERQYAAQNFGPALAGRIADLLGDYGHLQSRRKPELLNRRITIDPATAQISYDDQASPFSLTDYGELDRVTAEWQRLGARADRIKAAVPAAWQDAYFQLVYYQVKATANLYALRRAEFTNIRYAAQGRAATNDLADVAEARFAEDQALNAHYNTALAGGKWRDWQLQPKIGYGNVARYGPNAPWQQPEKDNVALPDEIYPYLQRIEVPAAAGMGVALDGGDPVTLPAFSPYQAQPAQYLDVYNTGTTPFAYRISPAVPWVHVTPAAGRVDKEIRAIVRVDWSRAPKGRTTVPITVTGPGGASTVVQAPIDNPVLRPRGFVEANGYVAMEADHYSRAVGDWRLLPGIGKTGNGMTPLGGAGARLEYAMTLTSTGPVKVTAVLSPRNNVRPTDGLKYAVSLDDDAPQTVNVTTATGANDTTMNRQWERNTSDNANVTTTTHAVTAAGTHTLKFWMVDPTVIVQRLIVDTGGVRYSYLGPPESRRVR
- a CDS encoding endo-1,4-beta-xylanase, whose product is MNQSSVPRSATRRSPLRVATTLLAASVVAAGAAVALASSADAATTLGASAAASGRYFGAAVAANKLSDSTYVGILNREFNSVTPENEMKIDATEPSQGQFSYTNADRIVSHAKSQGMQVRGHTLAWHSQQPGWMQNMSGAALRTAMLNHVTQVATHYKGQLSAWDVVNEAYADGNDGARRDSNLQRTGNDWIEAAFRAARAADPATKLCYNDYNTDNWSWAKTQAVYSMVRDFKSRGVPIDCVGFQSHFNSGSPYPSNYRTTLSSFAALGVDVAITELDIEGSGTTQATTYGNVVNDCLAVARCLGITVWGIRDTDSWRASGTPLLFDGNGNKKAAYTSALAALNGGVTPTTPPTTPPTSPPTGAGCTASVTLNQWNGGFTAAVRVTAGSAAVNGWAVTLTMPSGTTVTNTWNAVAGGSSGTIRFANASYNPRIPAGGNTEFGFQGTGTGPSATPSCAAS
- a CDS encoding SGNH/GDSL hydrolase family protein is translated as MNRRTILGLGAAAAVSAATVHQRGGPRPKGWLHTWVSMPQLTEPGNMPPAPFNADGVALADTTLRQTVQTSIAGSSLRVRFSNAFGGAVLPITGVTVALPLDGRAGASAIVAGSARAVTFSGRPGASVPVGAQVVSDPIDLDVPALTNLTVTAYLATGQASAAITSHPGSRTTSHLLRGDHRDAAELPGATPVDHWYFLSGVEVRTAGSATVVLGDSLTDGRGSTTNGNDRWPDRLKSRLRDVAVLNQAAGGNRVLQDGLGPNALGRLDRDVLALGGADRLIVFEGVNDIGTAAATPAAQLQVGEDLVAAYDQMVTRSHARGIRVYGATITPFGGNTGYDDADGLREGTRRTVNDWIRRSGRFDAVLDFDAAVRDPIGRRRLLPAYDTGDHLHLNPTGYQAIADSVPDRLFRR
- a CDS encoding DJ-1/PfpI family protein, with protein sequence MTTMTNVAVLVPPSGGPAGLATYRAVFGGPVFDLSFAAVGLSSAGHDLLARADILAVAPSARGTGDGGAEVAATLRDAARRNCRILAVGGAVLTVAAAGLLDGRRVSTCPAFAEELRRRYPRVRTAVGVRYVDDDPIFTAADGPAGLDLCLHLVRKYHGAAAAAAIARTL